A genomic window from Nicotiana sylvestris chromosome 11, ASM39365v2, whole genome shotgun sequence includes:
- the LOC104234075 gene encoding dirigent protein 25 has protein sequence MATSKSKQFQLKAIFTFLLILALTIASTTARRILDEEPATPTVAPEASDVDEAPTASGAVVGTGVAAPVGAGAAPGVATPTGVGAGIVAPVATGAATHVDAGAGVAAPSGSGAGTAAPTSAGAAGVTTHVGDAGAAGVTTHVGDAGAAGVAGGAAPVGSASAAATAATAGGAVAGGAGEDDHIFSFFMHDILGGSNPSAIAVTGIATNPSLSGQVPFAKPNGAVLAVDNGVPVNSNNNGIISNNNIPFLTGLSGTASNVVQNNGNNIIGGGSGFPALNMAQLGSGITFQKLMFGTLTVFDDELTESHELNSGLVGKAQGFYVASSEDGNSQTMAFTVMFHSGSYSDSLTFFGVHRTRVSESHLAIMGGTGKYVNAKGFATVKTFPAANQQETDGVQTLLHITVYLAY, from the coding sequence ATGGCAACTTCTAAATCCAAACAGTTTCAACTCAAAGCCATCTTTACATTCCTTCTCATTCTAGCTCTCACAATCGCCTCCACTACCGCGCGTAGAATCCTTGACGAGGAGCCCGCCACTCCCACCGTTGCTCCAGAAGCTTCTGATGTAGACGAGGCCCCAACAGCTTCAGGGGCAGTTGTAGGTACAGGCGTTGCAGCTCCTGTTGGTGCAGGAGCGGCTCCTGGTGTTGCAACTCCTACTGGAGTAGGTGCTGGTATTGTAGCACCTGTTGCTACAGGAGCTGCAACTCATGTTGATGCAGGTGCTGGTGTTGCAGCTCCTTCTGGGTCAGGTGCTGGTACTGCAGCACCTACCAGTGCAGGAGCTGCAGGTGTTACAACACACGTAGGTGATGCAGGAGCTGCAGGTGTTACAACACACGTAGGTGATGCAGGAGCTGCAGGGGTTGCAGGTGGTGCAGCACCCGTAGGTAGTGCAAGTGCTGCTGCAACTGCTGCGACAGCTGGTGGAGCCGTAGCAGGTGGAGCTGGTGAAGATGATCatatattttcctttttcatgCACGATATTCTTGGAGGATCAAACCCTTCAGCAATAGCAGTAACTGGCATCGCAACCAACCCTTCGTTAAGCGGACAAGTACCCTTCGCAAAGCCAAATGGTGCAGTTCTAGCAGTCGACAACGGTGTCCCAGTAAACAGCAACAACAACGGAATCATCAGCAACAACAATATCCCTTTTCTCACAGGTCTTAGCGGAACAGCTTCTAACGTTGTTCAAAACAACGGAAACAACATCATTGGTGGAGGTTCTGGTTTCCCCGCCTTAAACATGGCTCAGTTAGGATCAGGAATCACGTTCCAAAAACTCATGTTCGGTACACTGACAGTGTTCGACGATGAATTAACAGAAAGTCATGAACTTAACTCTGGCCTAGTTGGTAAAGCACAAGGATTTTACGTTGCGAGTTCAGAAGATGGAAATAGTCAGACTATGGCTTTTACAGTGATGTTTCATAGTGGAAGTTATAGTGATAGCCTTACTTTCTTTGGAGTACACAGGACTAGGGTTTCGGAATCACATCTTGCTATTATGGGTGGCACTGGAAAGTATGTAAATGCTAAAGGATTTGCTACTGTTAAGACATTTCCAGCTGCTAACCAACAAGAAACTGATGGTGTGCAGACTCTGCTTCATATTACTGTCTATCTTGCTTACTAG
- the LOC104234076 gene encoding uncharacterized protein: MRDGGISLQVIFEMLQAQQIAIAQLQSQNKTPSIAEPENTRRAEPAQERSNGNDSGTNPAIMRMLEELTKRIEFGEEKIEENDKTVEIYNTRVDRIPGAPPILKGLDAKKFIQKPFPQSAAPMPIPKKFRMSDIPKYNGKTDPNEHITLYTCGIKGNDLNDDEIESVLLKKFGETLLKGAMIWYHNLPPNSIDSFAMLADAFMKVHAGAIKVATRKSDVFKIKQRNDEMLREFVSKFQMERMELPPVSNDWVVQAFMQCLNEWSSITSRQLKQNLIEYPAMTWSDMHNCYQSKIRVEDDQLGAHSGSVHPNRLAAKPPRDTDRESRFNKEHYQPYIDRRNNGSGRNTHRNNRRNDRGQSSREHMSNNWFDKHTDSVEAPRLSEYNFCVDALGIVSAI; this comes from the coding sequence ATGAGAGATGGGGGAATCAGCCTCCAGGTTATATTCGAaatgctgcaagctcagcaaatcgccatcgctcaacttcaaagtcagaataaGACTCCGAGTATAGCTGAACCAGAAAATACTCGTCGTGCTGAACCAGCGCAAGAGAGGTCAAACGGAAATGACTCGGGGACTAACCCCGCTattatgaggatgctcgaagAGCTTACCAAGAGGATCGAGTTCGGGGaagagaagattgaagaaaatgacaaaacgGTGGAGATTTACAACACCCGTGTTGATCgaataccgggggcacctccgatcttgaaaggtttagatgccaaaaagttcatacaaaaaccattcccccAGAGTGCGGCTCCGATGCCCATTCCCAAGAAGTTTCGCATGTCCGATATTCCCAAATACAATGGGAAAACGGACCCTAACGAGCATATTACTTTATACACTTGTGGGATCAAAGGAAATGATTTGAATGACGATGAGATCGAATCGGTCTTGTTaaaaaaatttggagaaacattGTTGAAAGGAGCTATGATTTGGTACCACAACTTGcctcctaattctattgattcatttgctatgttagcagaTGCCTTCATGAAAGTACatgccggggccataaaggtggcaaCGAGGAAATCAGACGTCTTCAAGATAAAACAAAGGAACGACGAAATGTTGAGGGAGTTCGTGTCCAAATTTCAGATGGAAAGAATGGAGTTACCACCTGTCTCTAACGATTGGGTAGTGCAGGCCTTTATGCAGTGTTTGAACGAATGGAGTTCGATAACATCTCGACAATTAAAgcagaacttgatcgagtatccagctatGACGTGGTCAGATATGCATAATTGTTACCAGTccaagattagggtcgaggacgaccagttgggagcccacTCGGGCTCAGTTCATCCTAACAGGCTGGCGGCTAAGCCCCCGAGGGATACAGACAGGGAATCAAGGTTCAATAAAGAACATTATCAGCCATATATCGATAGGAGGAACAACGGCTCGGGTCGTAACACTCATCGAAATAATcggagaaatgatcgaggtcagAGTTCTCGGGAACACATGAGTAACAATTGGTTCGATAAACACACCGACTCTGTGGAGGCACCTCGACTGTCAGAATATAATTTTTGTGTAGATGCATTAGGGATCGTCTCAGCTATTTGA